A region from the Dendropsophus ebraccatus isolate aDenEbr1 chromosome 1, aDenEbr1.pat, whole genome shotgun sequence genome encodes:
- the NET1 gene encoding neuroepithelial cell-transforming gene 1 protein isoform X2, producing MVAHDEIGGLLPIKRTIQVIAVQNQASKELEEPSNKRVRPLARVTSLANLISPVRNGAVRRFGQTIQSFAMRAENKSPGSTHKSCSKTAAPTPPKRRNSVLWSEMLDVNMKESLTTKEIKRQEAIFEMTRGEQDLIEDLKLARKAYHDPMLKLSIMSEEELAQIFGDLDAYIPLHEELLTKLGEATGPDGTVGQIGHILVHWLPRLNAYKGYCSNQLAAKALLDKKKLDRRVQDFLQRCLESPFSRKLDLWSFLDIPRSRLVKYPLLIKEILRHTPKDHPDVKGLEEALCLIQGVLADINLKKGESECQYYIDKLEYLDDKQRDLRIESSKSLLCHGELKNKNGHKLYLFLFQDILVLTRPVTRNERLYYQVYRQPIPAQDLVFEDLQDGDVRMGGSFRGAFSNSDKAKNIFRVRFQEACIGQSHTLQANDIFHKQQWLNCIRTAVAPYQHASSPELKELPDLSEECEENHPPVPNPKVQRRSSTFSGIVEMDLEANADCSIADSPENPKAGKTLKTQSGSRKTREKTQSMKRKETLV from the exons ATGGTGGCTCATGATGAAATCGGGGGTCTCTTGCCTATTAAAAGGACTATTCAGGTGATAGCAGTTCAGAATCAGGCGTCAAAGGAATTAGAG GAGCCGAGCAACAAGAGGGTACGGCCTTTAGCACGTGTAACATCACTCGCAAATTTAATATCTCCAGTGCGAAATGGCGCAGTTCGACGCTTTGGACAAACCATTCAG TCATTTGCAATGCGAGCAGAAAACAAGTCTCCAGGCAGTACACACAAATCCTGTAGCAAGACTGCTGCACCAACTCCTCCAAAACGAAGAAACAGCGTCCTGTGGTCTGAGATGTTAGATGTCAATATGAAGGAATCCTTAACCACCAAAGAAATTAAGCGGCAAGAG GCTATATTTGAAATGACAAGAGGCGAACAAGACCTTATTGAAGACCTCAAGTTGGCAAGGAAGGCCTACCATGACCCAATGCTTAAACTATCGATTATGTCTGAGGAGGAACTGGCACAAATATTTGGAGATCTGGATGCCTATATCCCCCTGCATGAAG AACTTCTGACAAAACTTGGAGAAGCAACAGGACCAGATGGAACAGTTGGACAAATTGGTCATATTCTTGTTCACTGG TTGCCACGGctaaatgcttataaaggttATTGTAGCAACCAGTTGGCAGCAAAAGCACTTTTGGATAAGAAGAAGTTGGATCGTAGAGTCCAGGATTTTCTACAGAGATGCCTTGAGTCTCCTTTCAGTCGCAAATTGGACCTGTGGAGCTTCCTCGATATTCCAAGAAGCCGTCTAGTCAAATATCCCTTGCTTATCAAAGAAATTTTGCGTCACACTCCTAAAGACCATCCAGATGTAAAGGGTTTAGAGGAAGCA CTTTGTTTAATCCAAGGTGTGCTTGCAGACATTAACCTGAAAAAGGGGGAATCAGAATGCCAGTATTACATCGATAAGCTGGAGTACCTTGATGATAAACAGAGAGACCTGCGGATAGAATCAAGCAAGTCGTTACTGTGTCATGGAGAGTTAAAGAATAAAAATGGCCAT AAGTTGTACCTGTTTCTCTTTCAAGACATTCTGGTTTTAACGCGCCCAGTTACACGGAATGAGCGTCTCTATTACCAGGTTTACAGGCAGCCAATTCCTGCCCAAGACTTGGTGTTCGAGGATCTTCAGGATGGTGATGTGAGAATGGGAGGCTCCTTCAGAGGGGCATTCAGCAATTCAGACAAAG ctAAAAACATCTTCAGAGTTCGATTCCAAGAGGCCTGCATTGGCCAGAGCCACACACTCCAAGCCAATGACATCTTTCACAAACAACAGTGGTTGAACTGTATTAGAACAGCAGTCGCTCCATACCAGCATGCTTCATCCCCTGAGTTAAAGGAGCTGCCAGACCTCAGTGAGGAATGTGAAGAAAATCACCCCCCAGTGCCAAACCCCAAAGTACAGAGGCGATCGTCCACCTTTTCTGGCATTGTGGAAATGGACCTTGAAGCAAATGCTGACTGTTCTATCGCGGACTCCCCAGAGAATCCTAAAGCTGGGAAAACGCTAAAAACACAGAGCGGCAGTCGGAAAACCCGAGAGAAGACACAGAGCATGAAGCGGAAAGAAACTTTGGTTTAA
- the NET1 gene encoding neuroepithelial cell-transforming gene 1 protein isoform X1, which translates to MEGEEVMAPPADPSPPTDNVKSKKRNGPKRKSSVTSLAGSSTPEKGISRRHSLRRGSSFTFLTPSTPWDFTLKRKRKEKDDDTFSLCSFDYKEPSNKRVRPLARVTSLANLISPVRNGAVRRFGQTIQSFAMRAENKSPGSTHKSCSKTAAPTPPKRRNSVLWSEMLDVNMKESLTTKEIKRQEAIFEMTRGEQDLIEDLKLARKAYHDPMLKLSIMSEEELAQIFGDLDAYIPLHEELLTKLGEATGPDGTVGQIGHILVHWLPRLNAYKGYCSNQLAAKALLDKKKLDRRVQDFLQRCLESPFSRKLDLWSFLDIPRSRLVKYPLLIKEILRHTPKDHPDVKGLEEALCLIQGVLADINLKKGESECQYYIDKLEYLDDKQRDLRIESSKSLLCHGELKNKNGHKLYLFLFQDILVLTRPVTRNERLYYQVYRQPIPAQDLVFEDLQDGDVRMGGSFRGAFSNSDKAKNIFRVRFQEACIGQSHTLQANDIFHKQQWLNCIRTAVAPYQHASSPELKELPDLSEECEENHPPVPNPKVQRRSSTFSGIVEMDLEANADCSIADSPENPKAGKTLKTQSGSRKTREKTQSMKRKETLV; encoded by the exons ACATTCTCTCAGAAGAGGGAGCTCGTTCACCTTTCTGACTCCAAGCACGCCATGGGATTTCACATTG AAGAGGAAACGCAAAGAAAAGGATGATGACACTTTCAGCCTTTGCAGCTTTGATTATAAG GAGCCGAGCAACAAGAGGGTACGGCCTTTAGCACGTGTAACATCACTCGCAAATTTAATATCTCCAGTGCGAAATGGCGCAGTTCGACGCTTTGGACAAACCATTCAG TCATTTGCAATGCGAGCAGAAAACAAGTCTCCAGGCAGTACACACAAATCCTGTAGCAAGACTGCTGCACCAACTCCTCCAAAACGAAGAAACAGCGTCCTGTGGTCTGAGATGTTAGATGTCAATATGAAGGAATCCTTAACCACCAAAGAAATTAAGCGGCAAGAG GCTATATTTGAAATGACAAGAGGCGAACAAGACCTTATTGAAGACCTCAAGTTGGCAAGGAAGGCCTACCATGACCCAATGCTTAAACTATCGATTATGTCTGAGGAGGAACTGGCACAAATATTTGGAGATCTGGATGCCTATATCCCCCTGCATGAAG AACTTCTGACAAAACTTGGAGAAGCAACAGGACCAGATGGAACAGTTGGACAAATTGGTCATATTCTTGTTCACTGG TTGCCACGGctaaatgcttataaaggttATTGTAGCAACCAGTTGGCAGCAAAAGCACTTTTGGATAAGAAGAAGTTGGATCGTAGAGTCCAGGATTTTCTACAGAGATGCCTTGAGTCTCCTTTCAGTCGCAAATTGGACCTGTGGAGCTTCCTCGATATTCCAAGAAGCCGTCTAGTCAAATATCCCTTGCTTATCAAAGAAATTTTGCGTCACACTCCTAAAGACCATCCAGATGTAAAGGGTTTAGAGGAAGCA CTTTGTTTAATCCAAGGTGTGCTTGCAGACATTAACCTGAAAAAGGGGGAATCAGAATGCCAGTATTACATCGATAAGCTGGAGTACCTTGATGATAAACAGAGAGACCTGCGGATAGAATCAAGCAAGTCGTTACTGTGTCATGGAGAGTTAAAGAATAAAAATGGCCAT AAGTTGTACCTGTTTCTCTTTCAAGACATTCTGGTTTTAACGCGCCCAGTTACACGGAATGAGCGTCTCTATTACCAGGTTTACAGGCAGCCAATTCCTGCCCAAGACTTGGTGTTCGAGGATCTTCAGGATGGTGATGTGAGAATGGGAGGCTCCTTCAGAGGGGCATTCAGCAATTCAGACAAAG ctAAAAACATCTTCAGAGTTCGATTCCAAGAGGCCTGCATTGGCCAGAGCCACACACTCCAAGCCAATGACATCTTTCACAAACAACAGTGGTTGAACTGTATTAGAACAGCAGTCGCTCCATACCAGCATGCTTCATCCCCTGAGTTAAAGGAGCTGCCAGACCTCAGTGAGGAATGTGAAGAAAATCACCCCCCAGTGCCAAACCCCAAAGTACAGAGGCGATCGTCCACCTTTTCTGGCATTGTGGAAATGGACCTTGAAGCAAATGCTGACTGTTCTATCGCGGACTCCCCAGAGAATCCTAAAGCTGGGAAAACGCTAAAAACACAGAGCGGCAGTCGGAAAACCCGAGAGAAGACACAGAGCATGAAGCGGAAAGAAACTTTGGTTTAA